The following coding sequences lie in one Candidatus Nitrospira allomarina genomic window:
- a CDS encoding right-handed parallel beta-helix repeat-containing protein: MIINFGIWGSEMEYCNNHHGSMKSFRPYAFVLIVFFGIAGVGEAIAKEYFVAASNGNDKNYGTIEAPFFTLEKGVSLLLPGDTLYIRGGTYTRNHKLWEPPNGISWENATTIKAYQNEKVIIKSLPGTSVFRFKDDSQYIIMDGLTVDGGGPGHGLTGYTMGTGSHHLRIINGEVKNTNDSALLGSEADYIEIINMKLHDSWQGTAGYGGGEKSYGFYLNGDYNLVQDCEIYNSHGYGIHMYSTNNQPSHNRIINNRIHDNDLAGIIVTKGINNQVINNVFWNNARGIEVLYDATNTIVYHNTSYSNSKGEILLGDRSSQSIVKNNLLVGTNTQPVLLVVDGTGASKIENNLILGVSKNPSELMKIYESSAIAGGNLIGDSYRHGLKKIDTFDFHITETSSAIGAGLVLADVKVDMDGVSRNSTAGYDIGAYQFGGGISQEPPTSLRIVNK; the protein is encoded by the coding sequence ATGATCATTAATTTTGGAATCTGGGGGAGTGAAATGGAATATTGTAATAATCATCACGGGTCCATGAAATCTTTCCGCCCATATGCATTTGTTTTAATTGTATTTTTTGGCATTGCAGGAGTAGGCGAAGCTATTGCCAAAGAATATTTTGTGGCTGCGAGTAATGGAAATGACAAAAATTATGGCACCATAGAGGCGCCATTTTTTACGCTAGAGAAGGGGGTAAGCCTCCTATTACCGGGTGACACCCTTTATATCCGAGGGGGCACTTATACTAGAAACCACAAATTGTGGGAGCCGCCGAATGGCATATCATGGGAAAATGCAACCACAATTAAAGCTTATCAAAACGAAAAAGTCATTATTAAATCGTTACCAGGTACTTCTGTTTTCCGTTTCAAGGACGACAGCCAATACATCATCATGGATGGATTGACGGTTGACGGGGGAGGGCCGGGGCATGGGTTAACCGGGTATACGATGGGAACCGGCAGTCATCATTTGCGGATTATCAATGGCGAAGTTAAAAATACAAACGATAGCGCGCTACTGGGCAGCGAGGCAGATTATATTGAGATTATCAACATGAAGCTTCATGACAGTTGGCAGGGAACCGCAGGATACGGTGGTGGGGAAAAGTCTTATGGGTTTTATCTGAATGGTGATTATAATCTCGTTCAGGATTGTGAAATTTATAACAGCCATGGATATGGCATCCATATGTATAGTACTAATAATCAACCTAGCCACAATCGTATCATCAATAATCGCATCCATGATAATGATTTGGCCGGAATTATTGTCACGAAGGGGATCAACAACCAAGTCATTAATAATGTATTTTGGAACAACGCCCGTGGGATTGAGGTCCTCTATGATGCCACCAACACAATCGTATATCATAATACTTCTTATTCAAATTCAAAGGGAGAAATCCTCCTTGGGGATCGAAGTAGCCAGTCTATTGTAAAAAATAATTTGCTTGTCGGGACTAACACTCAACCCGTATTGCTCGTTGTCGATGGCACAGGTGCCTCCAAGATTGAAAACAATCTTATCTTAGGGGTTTCAAAAAACCCAAGTGAGTTAATGAAAATTTATGAATCATCCGCAATTGCAGGCGGTAATCTTATTGGAGACTCATATAGACATGGTTTAAAAAAAATAGATACTTTTGATTTTCACATTACAGAGACTAGTTCAGCCATTGGTGCTGGATTAGTTCTAGCAGATGTGAAGGTCGACATGGACGGGGTTTCACGAAATTCCACTGCTGGTTATGATATAGGCGCCTATCAATTTGGCGGCGGCATTTCTCAGGAACCTCCAACTTCTCTAAGAATTGTGAATAAATAG
- a CDS encoding glycosyltransferase encodes MAIRMAYIIPSCSCLSTFTVNEMAEIQGKGHKLVLAPLYKSAGSIVHHGKVGTLKPEAVLPAPLIDMEVAFIAFLMFIRRPLRALVTLVGLHWAAGLNPYAHLSIFVITPKALATAWRLRSMKIDRIHAPFATHTATCAGIAGSVSGIPFSFTAHAYDLYCTTLKLRNDTLSWKIRHASDVFGVSDYGIRKLRQIVPKCTHIHLVRVGIFLNLFTPEPFPSKCKILQLLFIGNYFEKKGVDTLIDACKLLREKNFSFHLRIFGGGPLKEVLIEQIRQLDLKENISLSGPISQAEVARQLKECHFFVMPCRKDQTGDMDGIPTVFMEAMAVGRPVISCAISGIPEIVHNEETGLLVPSDDPSALALAIIRLGMDDTLRTRLGQQGRKLVAKQHNIKTNVSLMLDYMERPSWAKKLG; translated from the coding sequence ATGGCTATACGAATGGCCTATATTATTCCTTCCTGTTCTTGTCTGTCGACCTTTACCGTCAATGAAATGGCAGAGATTCAAGGTAAAGGCCATAAATTAGTTCTGGCACCCCTGTATAAATCAGCGGGCTCTATTGTCCATCATGGAAAAGTTGGAACCTTGAAGCCGGAGGCTGTCTTGCCTGCCCCTCTGATTGATATGGAAGTCGCATTTATAGCTTTTCTAATGTTCATCAGGCGTCCCTTGCGTGCTTTAGTGACCCTAGTTGGGCTCCATTGGGCCGCGGGGCTAAATCCTTACGCTCATCTTAGTATTTTTGTCATCACACCGAAGGCACTAGCCACGGCTTGGCGCCTAAGAAGTATGAAGATTGATCGAATTCATGCACCATTTGCCACCCACACAGCTACCTGCGCTGGAATAGCGGGAAGTGTCAGTGGTATTCCTTTCTCTTTCACTGCCCATGCGTATGATTTATACTGCACGACTCTTAAGCTGCGCAACGATACACTCAGCTGGAAAATTCGCCATGCAAGCGATGTTTTTGGTGTGAGTGATTATGGCATACGCAAACTGCGCCAGATAGTTCCCAAATGCACACATATACATCTTGTTCGTGTTGGTATATTTTTGAATTTGTTTACTCCAGAACCTTTTCCTTCTAAATGTAAAATACTTCAGCTTTTATTTATTGGCAATTATTTTGAGAAAAAGGGGGTGGATACACTAATTGATGCTTGCAAATTACTGCGCGAAAAAAATTTTAGCTTCCATTTGCGAATATTTGGCGGGGGACCCCTAAAGGAAGTATTAATTGAGCAAATTAGACAGCTTGATTTAAAAGAAAATATTTCTCTTTCTGGACCAATATCACAGGCAGAAGTGGCACGGCAGTTAAAAGAATGTCATTTTTTTGTTATGCCCTGTCGAAAAGATCAAACGGGTGATATGGATGGGATTCCTACCGTATTTATGGAAGCCATGGCTGTCGGACGACCTGTAATTAGCTGTGCAATTTCGGGAATCCCAGAAATCGTGCACAATGAAGAAACGGGACTTTTAGTGCCCTCAGATGACCCAAGTGCTTTGGCATTGGCCATCATAAGGTTAGGCATGGATGACACCCTTCGTACTCGCCTGGGGCAACAGGGACGAAAGTTAGTGGCAAAGCAGCATAATATAAAGACCAATGTATCCTTAATGCTTGACTACATGGAAAGACCTAGTTGGGCTAAGAAGTTGGGTTAG
- a CDS encoding right-handed parallel beta-helix repeat-containing protein produces the protein MSILSNRWVMKVFLFCILVMGSHVSEAKASNYYVAASNGNDGNRGTLQEPFRTLERGVSVLIPGDTLFVRGGTYLGSHNLAKIPNGNSWEQTVSIKRYASEKVVITAARDRSALYFADGSHYVIVEGFVFDARGGANGIQTGHRSHHIRILNSEIMNANSNGILTGISNDIEFIGLKIHDNGVTPARGHGIYLDGNKILVKDCSIYRNGGWGVHMYSSSNQPSNNMITNNRIYDNARFGKGPGVGVYGGTNNSVINNVIWGNIMGVEVNYGASNSKVFNNTVHANSSYGIWLGSTSRDSLIKNNIASLNGGNGIIITKGSGSSQVFNNLVAATNSGTGLADWEDKASYKGNVAASINDIKYANHQNRDFHLQQGSLAIAAGVVLSEVKNDFDYASRNSNAYDIGAFAFNGTPPPANSTPPPSTSTPPPSTSTPPPSSPTSPTSSSGIISNLTVASGRAYVVPASGLQAGARVYIDRGYTFKTVPSNVQGGAYIQTANDDKAGTNSASIRFTVNQPVLVYVAHGDRISSKPSWLSTFTNTGAKLVTSDATFSLFVRSFPAGTITLGGNASGGCCSMYSVVVKPQSGSGTVTPPPPPPASSSSSVSISNLTVASGQAYVVPTSGLQAGGRVYIDRAYTFKTVPSIVQGGTYIQTANTDKTATTAAFLRFTVTQPVSVYVAHDGRHPLPSWMGIFTDTGADLVTSDTTLDLFVRTFPAGTITLGGNASSGGSMYSVILKQ, from the coding sequence ATGAGTATTTTAAGCAATCGATGGGTTATGAAAGTTTTTCTTTTTTGTATCTTGGTCATGGGTAGCCATGTCAGCGAAGCCAAGGCATCAAATTATTATGTGGCTGCAAGCAATGGAAACGATGGAAACCGTGGCACGTTACAGGAACCCTTTCGAACTCTGGAAAGGGGAGTCAGCGTGTTAATCCCAGGAGATACGTTGTTTGTGCGAGGTGGCACATATCTAGGGTCCCACAATCTTGCGAAAATTCCAAATGGAAATTCTTGGGAGCAAACCGTCTCAATCAAGAGGTACGCAAGTGAAAAAGTCGTGATTACAGCGGCCCGTGACCGTTCTGCATTGTACTTTGCCGATGGGAGTCACTACGTTATTGTCGAAGGGTTTGTTTTTGATGCCAGAGGCGGCGCGAATGGAATTCAAACAGGACATCGAAGCCATCATATACGCATTCTCAATAGCGAAATTATGAATGCTAACAGTAATGGAATCCTTACAGGGATTTCGAATGATATTGAGTTTATTGGCTTGAAAATCCATGATAATGGAGTAACTCCAGCCAGAGGACATGGTATTTATTTAGACGGAAACAAAATACTCGTCAAAGACTGTTCAATCTATAGAAATGGCGGTTGGGGTGTACATATGTATAGCAGTAGTAACCAACCAAGTAATAATATGATTACAAATAACCGAATTTATGACAATGCTCGATTCGGTAAAGGACCCGGAGTTGGAGTCTACGGTGGAACTAACAATTCTGTCATTAATAATGTTATTTGGGGAAACATCATGGGGGTAGAAGTAAATTATGGAGCATCAAACTCCAAAGTTTTTAACAATACAGTCCATGCTAATTCCTCGTATGGGATATGGTTGGGAAGCACAAGTCGAGACTCTCTTATAAAGAACAACATTGCCAGTTTAAACGGGGGTAACGGGATAATCATTACGAAGGGCAGTGGAAGTTCTCAAGTTTTCAATAACCTGGTTGCTGCAACAAATTCAGGTACCGGATTGGCAGATTGGGAGGATAAAGCAAGTTATAAGGGGAATGTGGCCGCATCTATTAATGACATTAAATATGCCAATCACCAAAACCGCGACTTTCACCTTCAACAGGGAAGTCTTGCCATTGCCGCCGGTGTGGTTCTTTCCGAAGTCAAAAATGATTTTGATTATGCTTCAAGGAACTCCAATGCTTATGATATTGGAGCTTTTGCTTTCAATGGGACGCCGCCGCCGGCCAATTCAACTCCTCCACCGTCGACTAGTACTCCACCACCGTCGACTAGTACCCCGCCACCATCATCACCGACCTCCCCCACTTCATCTTCAGGCATTATTTCGAACCTGACGGTTGCCAGTGGGCGCGCGTATGTGGTGCCCGCCTCCGGTCTCCAAGCCGGGGCCCGAGTCTATATCGATCGTGGCTATACGTTTAAGACCGTCCCTTCCAACGTGCAGGGAGGTGCGTATATCCAAACCGCCAATGATGACAAAGCGGGGACCAATTCAGCTTCCATCCGTTTTACGGTTAATCAACCGGTATTGGTGTATGTCGCTCATGGCGATCGAATTTCCTCGAAACCCTCATGGTTGAGCACCTTTACAAATACCGGCGCGAAACTTGTGACCTCGGATGCGACTTTCAGTCTTTTTGTGCGGTCTTTTCCTGCCGGTACCATTACCCTTGGGGGTAATGCCAGTGGTGGATGTTGCAGCATGTATTCGGTCGTCGTCAAACCACAGAGTGGGAGCGGTACCGTCACACCCCCGCCGCCGCCTCCTGCCTCCTCTTCCTCCTCCGTCAGTATTTCGAATCTGACGGTTGCTAGTGGCCAAGCGTACGTGGTGCCCACCTCGGGTCTCCAAGCCGGGGGCCGAGTTTATATCGACCGTGCCTATACGTTTAAAACTGTCCCTTCCATCGTGCAGGGAGGCACGTATATCCAAACGGCTAACACCGATAAGACAGCCACGACTGCCGCCTTCCTCCGTTTTACGGTCACTCAACCGGTATCCGTCTATGTGGCCCATGACGGGCGGCACCCTCTGCCTTCGTGGATGGGCATCTTTACGGATACGGGCGCGGATCTGGTGACCTCGGATACGACCCTGGACCTTTTTGTGCGGACCTTTCCCGCCGGAACGATTACCCTTGGGGGCAATGCCAGTAGTGGAGGCAGCATGTATTCCGTCATCCTCAAACAGTGA
- a CDS encoding glycosyltransferase, translating into MQKPTGVLHLTDTLVAGGKERIVVNLVNHLPREWYQPFLCTTRFDGPLLKEIVSDVIALHLWRRHVLDVKALKLLVLFIRKHKIQILHAHGPSVFVATIAAFFPPFPSVVWHIHDGGMASSGRPSLAYRFMARRAKGIITVNQALADWITQALHMNSDRVRYIPNFVGTISGIQLKTTLPGEEGWRIVCLANLLPVKDHITLLRAMTQIIQEIPKAHLVLVGSTNDRDCLSSIEREISIAGLTQHVSILGYRKDVLSILRTCDIGVLSSKAEGFPMALLEYGMAGLPTVATQVGQCPEVLDYGRAGMLVAPGSPAQLAQSLMKLLRSHEQRQYLGNQLKLHVKETYNQQRILEKFCQFYRMILGGSENAVSSTESP; encoded by the coding sequence ATGCAAAAACCCACTGGTGTGTTGCACCTAACAGATACTCTCGTGGCTGGCGGTAAAGAGCGGATAGTTGTCAATCTGGTAAATCATCTTCCAAGAGAATGGTATCAGCCTTTTTTGTGTACAACACGGTTTGATGGTCCATTATTGAAAGAAATAGTCAGCGATGTCATCGCTCTTCATTTGTGGCGTCGGCACGTATTGGATGTAAAAGCCCTGAAACTTCTGGTGTTATTCATTCGAAAGCATAAGATACAGATTCTTCACGCGCATGGGCCATCTGTATTTGTGGCAACGATCGCGGCGTTTTTCCCTCCCTTTCCTTCAGTGGTGTGGCATATTCATGACGGTGGTATGGCAAGCTCAGGTCGACCTTCGTTGGCTTATAGATTTATGGCGAGACGTGCAAAAGGTATCATTACTGTGAATCAAGCCTTGGCCGATTGGATTACTCAAGCATTGCATATGAATTCGGATCGGGTACGTTATATTCCCAATTTCGTTGGAACTATTAGTGGAATTCAACTAAAGACAACTCTTCCCGGTGAAGAAGGTTGGAGAATTGTTTGTCTGGCAAATCTTCTCCCGGTAAAAGATCATATAACTCTCCTTCGCGCGATGACACAAATCATTCAGGAGATTCCCAAGGCTCATTTAGTTCTCGTCGGCTCTACGAACGATAGGGATTGTCTCAGTTCCATTGAGAGGGAAATTTCAATCGCTGGATTGACTCAACATGTTTCGATTCTTGGATATCGAAAGGATGTGTTAAGCATACTCAGAACATGTGACATTGGTGTACTCAGTTCAAAGGCCGAAGGATTTCCCATGGCACTTCTTGAGTATGGGATGGCAGGACTTCCAACTGTTGCCACCCAGGTAGGGCAATGTCCTGAGGTCCTTGATTATGGGCGAGCGGGCATGTTAGTGGCACCAGGTTCGCCGGCTCAATTGGCTCAATCGCTGATGAAATTGTTGCGATCACATGAGCAGCGGCAGTACTTGGGAAACCAACTGAAACTTCATGTCAAGGAAACGTATAATCAACAACGTATTCTTGAAAAGTTCTGCCAATTTTATAGAATGATATTGGGCGGCTCAGAAAATGCCGTTTCTTCTACCGAAAGCCCTTAA
- a CDS encoding glycosyltransferase codes for MLGTILAPLFSKYLIANYAGQWMSFTGEPFSSRLQRFILRSWWWRNGLVMVYGGGSNQPRQVVPIFASTMTAKQVQRGSAAAEKKQLTFPVQILFVGRLVPAKGVDVLLKAASTLLKQNISFEVSIVGDGHDRPRLETMAKQLDLEKNVHFVGPLPYAEVMSWYEKAHVLVLPTKSEGFPKVLVEAMCFGIVCIATDTGLIPWMLKGRGFVFPYGGVETLVAHLRCIMEDPTIIQRLSKDGNTWAQGYSIEGVREVLSRLFLERWNYSFMKDEDKGRLDK; via the coding sequence TTGTTGGGAACTATTCTTGCCCCACTGTTCTCCAAGTATTTAATAGCCAACTATGCCGGGCAGTGGATGAGTTTTACAGGGGAACCATTCTCTTCTCGCTTGCAGCGGTTTATTTTACGCTCCTGGTGGTGGCGAAATGGGTTGGTCATGGTTTATGGGGGAGGGTCAAACCAACCCAGGCAGGTTGTCCCAATTTTTGCTTCCACCATGACAGCAAAGCAAGTGCAGCGTGGGTCGGCGGCCGCAGAGAAAAAGCAATTGACTTTTCCTGTCCAAATTCTGTTTGTAGGGAGATTGGTCCCTGCCAAAGGAGTTGATGTTTTACTGAAAGCAGCATCTACTCTGTTAAAACAAAATATTTCGTTCGAGGTATCAATTGTTGGGGATGGACACGATCGACCCCGCCTTGAAACGATGGCGAAACAGCTGGATTTGGAAAAGAATGTACATTTTGTCGGGCCACTTCCCTATGCTGAAGTAATGAGTTGGTATGAAAAGGCGCATGTGTTGGTCTTACCTACTAAAAGTGAGGGTTTTCCAAAGGTTCTTGTAGAAGCGATGTGTTTTGGTATTGTTTGCATTGCAACTGACACCGGGCTGATCCCCTGGATGCTTAAGGGGAGGGGTTTTGTTTTTCCCTATGGTGGCGTCGAAACTTTGGTAGCTCATCTGCGATGTATCATGGAAGACCCTACGATAATTCAACGCCTTTCAAAGGATGGAAATACTTGGGCACAAGGCTATTCAATTGAGGGAGTACGAGAGGTTCTAAGTCGTCTATTTCTGGAACGCTGGAATTATAGTTTCATGAAAGATGAAGATAAGGGGCGTTTGGATAAATGA
- a CDS encoding O-antigen ligase family protein: MTKINPPFSSSMQNPKSSNFTKDTELRAKEISAQLIWPILIKVMICVVPAMGLVGLGKLFAGGKVFFVFLLIFLAYYVVSGKPLSFFALSISVLPVLVFLRDGLFYNSVIAILGLGLALRLFKTPQKFFQLWNNLLLRWLLVVGVLYWGGAFILTGGYSSGLMILELGFSAGIVYLLAEQRRFLSTAFIGAGISLFAIGLALLGYGSPRLVEAKIEGVTFGNPINFGIPAAFILLYSMVDDGKWLFLHKSAISRRLVGGTALIFLLLSTSRGSWAVACVGVIIMLLFSKVRMKMRILISLMIMAIFLFSLLLTEKGALINEWFDKATSDERSLEQKTTGRFDMWKLFPNVLKDSPIWGFGPGSGPEVYATYSMSDPNVHFKPGVKLAWHSLYLHIGVETGLIGLLLLTVFLASLISKGLVHRRVTGEVGPLLGVPCFMTIGLSVSALDPLSGLFLGIAFLGNTRAPRVRRPKVWRTQTHRVKTDNPTNFSNSEGKTFFQ, encoded by the coding sequence ATGACTAAGATAAATCCACCTTTTTCATCCTCAATGCAAAACCCGAAAAGTTCGAATTTCACGAAAGATACTGAACTGAGGGCTAAAGAAATCAGTGCCCAACTGATTTGGCCGATCCTCATCAAGGTAATGATTTGCGTGGTGCCTGCCATGGGTTTGGTTGGGTTAGGGAAATTATTTGCTGGTGGAAAAGTTTTCTTCGTTTTTTTACTAATATTTCTTGCGTATTATGTAGTGTCCGGGAAACCGTTAAGTTTTTTTGCCTTGTCCATCTCAGTCCTTCCCGTTTTGGTTTTTTTGCGTGACGGTTTGTTCTATAACTCGGTAATAGCTATTTTGGGGTTGGGACTGGCTCTCAGGCTTTTTAAAACCCCCCAAAAATTTTTCCAACTATGGAACAATCTCCTGTTGCGTTGGCTTCTAGTTGTTGGAGTGTTGTATTGGGGGGGAGCTTTTATTTTGACGGGCGGCTATTCCTCTGGCCTTATGATTTTGGAGCTTGGGTTCAGTGCAGGAATTGTATATCTCCTTGCTGAACAACGAAGATTCCTTTCCACGGCATTCATCGGTGCGGGCATCTCCCTGTTTGCGATTGGTTTGGCCTTATTGGGATATGGTTCGCCACGCCTGGTCGAAGCTAAGATTGAAGGCGTTACCTTCGGAAATCCTATTAACTTCGGAATTCCGGCGGCATTTATCCTGCTTTATTCAATGGTAGATGACGGGAAATGGCTTTTTCTGCACAAATCGGCAATTTCTCGCCGGTTGGTTGGGGGAACGGCCCTAATTTTTTTGCTTCTCTCGACATCGCGAGGGAGTTGGGCTGTTGCCTGTGTGGGTGTAATCATCATGCTGCTGTTTTCTAAAGTTAGAATGAAAATGAGAATACTAATTTCCTTGATGATTATGGCTATTTTTTTATTCAGCCTCCTTTTAACGGAGAAAGGAGCATTAATAAACGAATGGTTTGACAAGGCTACGAGCGACGAGAGAAGTCTGGAGCAAAAAACTACGGGACGTTTCGATATGTGGAAACTTTTTCCAAACGTTTTAAAAGATTCCCCAATTTGGGGATTTGGCCCTGGGTCAGGGCCAGAAGTTTATGCGACCTATTCCATGTCCGATCCTAATGTACATTTTAAACCCGGTGTGAAATTGGCCTGGCATTCGTTGTATCTCCACATAGGTGTTGAAACAGGGCTTATCGGCCTCCTACTCTTGACGGTTTTCCTTGCCTCCCTAATAAGCAAAGGGCTTGTCCATAGACGTGTTACGGGTGAGGTAGGGCCACTGTTAGGCGTACCGTGTTTCATGACGATCGGTCTTTCCGTTTCTGCCCTTGACCCATTGTCTGGACTTTTCCTAGGGATCGCCTTCCTTGGTAACACACGGGCACCAAGGGTACGACGCCCAAAAGTGTGGAGAACCCAAACTCATAGGGTAAAAACGGACAATCCCACAAATTTCTCGAACAGCGAGGGTAAAACATTTTTTCAGTAA
- the asnB gene encoding asparagine synthase (glutamine-hydrolyzing), protein MCGIAGWLGHLPDSESYAARLAKVLHHRGPDAHGIQIWPEATLIHTRLSIIDLSPGGAQPMANEDGTIWVVFNGEIYNHRELRRDLEACGHIFKGRSDTEVIVHLYEEKGLAFLDRLRGMFAIAIYNTHTDTLLLARDRFGIKPLFYAPGANRLAFASEIRALRELPGINVQPDRQAISDFAALFYIPAPETFFVGIRALQPGEVLVARLDNHRISWDIQNYHQWSIAPDLELSLEQAKTQADSLIGRAVRQQLESDVPLGSLLSGGIDSSLVSVAAQEALNGRLQTFNAQFSEEEYDETWAAVAVGQHIGSHHRTLKVGNSKGTWEHITDLLLHAGQPFADTSIFAANAVCRLMREHVTVALSGDGGDEGFGGYGHFLRIGEIIGFQRFPPWLWGIAGAIAHPLARLGVLRNSFPERIRDLTGADDTRILQTLFCWIREDEHKNLCLDTNLLPVRRLFEPQWEHRLAGKVSRLERLSAHATEVDARLRLPNDFLFKVDMASMKESLEVRVPLLDEELFAFGLCLPHHLKVSGGMCKKVLRAVAESKLPKAVAKKPKLGFVIPMDKWVDREFKSQLSEVLLGPSSRLPEFFRPETYRPVVDAFCMGRPHQAISRAGLYQRAIMLLAVQLALSDR, encoded by the coding sequence ATGTGTGGTATTGCCGGGTGGTTGGGACATCTCCCTGACAGTGAGTCTTACGCAGCACGTTTAGCCAAGGTTCTGCATCACCGGGGTCCGGATGCACATGGCATTCAGATCTGGCCTGAGGCAACTCTCATTCATACACGGTTAAGTATTATTGATTTGTCTCCCGGTGGTGCGCAACCCATGGCGAACGAAGATGGTACCATCTGGGTAGTTTTTAACGGGGAAATCTATAACCATCGGGAACTTCGACGGGATCTTGAAGCTTGCGGACATATTTTTAAAGGGCGCTCGGACACTGAGGTCATTGTTCATCTTTATGAGGAAAAAGGGTTAGCATTCCTGGATAGATTGCGTGGCATGTTTGCCATAGCGATTTATAATACACACACTGATACCCTTCTTCTGGCCAGAGACCGATTCGGTATCAAGCCACTGTTTTATGCCCCAGGGGCCAACCGGCTTGCGTTCGCCAGCGAAATCAGAGCTCTCCGTGAATTGCCTGGAATCAACGTTCAGCCGGATAGGCAGGCGATTTCCGATTTTGCTGCCTTATTCTACATCCCTGCACCTGAGACATTTTTTGTTGGAATTCGCGCTCTTCAGCCGGGAGAAGTTTTGGTCGCTCGGTTGGATAACCATAGAATTTCTTGGGATATCCAAAACTATCATCAATGGTCCATTGCTCCCGATTTAGAATTGTCTTTAGAGCAGGCTAAGACACAAGCTGATTCTTTAATTGGGAGGGCTGTCCGACAGCAGTTGGAAAGCGATGTTCCGCTTGGTTCCCTTCTCAGCGGGGGGATCGATTCCTCTTTGGTAAGTGTTGCGGCGCAGGAGGCTCTCAATGGCAGGCTTCAGACCTTTAACGCGCAATTTTCAGAGGAGGAGTATGATGAGACGTGGGCAGCGGTGGCAGTAGGGCAGCACATTGGAAGCCATCACCGGACGCTTAAAGTTGGAAACAGCAAAGGCACCTGGGAACATATAACTGATCTTCTTCTTCATGCCGGACAGCCTTTTGCCGATACCTCAATTTTTGCAGCCAATGCGGTTTGTCGACTTATGCGCGAGCATGTGACCGTTGCCCTTTCTGGAGACGGTGGGGACGAGGGGTTCGGGGGCTATGGCCATTTTTTGAGAATTGGGGAAATTATCGGGTTTCAACGTTTTCCGCCATGGTTGTGGGGTATCGCTGGAGCCATTGCGCATCCACTAGCTCGACTCGGTGTGTTACGTAATTCATTCCCGGAAAGGATACGAGATCTTACCGGCGCTGATGACACAAGGATTTTGCAGACCTTGTTTTGTTGGATAAGGGAAGATGAACACAAAAATCTTTGCTTGGATACTAATTTACTTCCCGTCCGTCGCCTGTTTGAACCACAGTGGGAGCATCGTTTGGCGGGTAAGGTTTCCCGGTTGGAACGTTTGTCCGCACATGCGACTGAGGTTGATGCTCGGCTGCGATTGCCCAATGATTTTCTTTTTAAGGTGGATATGGCAAGTATGAAAGAGAGTCTGGAGGTGCGGGTCCCATTGTTAGATGAAGAACTGTTTGCGTTTGGCCTTTGCCTTCCCCATCACCTGAAAGTGAGCGGAGGAATGTGTAAAAAGGTGTTACGAGCAGTGGCCGAAAGTAAATTGCCTAAAGCCGTCGCTAAAAAACCTAAACTAGGATTCGTCATCCCTATGGATAAATGGGTTGATAGGGAATTCAAATCCCAGTTGTCAGAAGTTCTGCTTGGCCCTTCCAGCCGACTTCCCGAATTTTTTAGACCTGAAACCTACCGCCCGGTAGTAGATGCTTTTTGTATGGGACGTCCTCATCAGGCTATTTCTCGGGCAGGACTGTATCAACGGGCTATTATGCTATTAGCCGTCCAATTAGCTCTTTCCGATCGGTAA